The following coding sequences lie in one Panicum virgatum strain AP13 chromosome 6N, P.virgatum_v5, whole genome shotgun sequence genomic window:
- the LOC120678864 gene encoding serine/threonine-protein kinase D6PK-like, with product MISMSVEAAEQNVPGHQVKPGADPVPAKEEKKDVDGTPELTAQEILEEQKPSHRRQESSASMMDKGPSSVCSDSGVLDEPLTPQGDSGELKDIQSLDCNSNREKNTSQKSSISESFVSAKASDGTNSLRKTSGSAKISDRADFPESGKSSMCRPSASSNISDESSCSSMSSSTTKPHKGSDSRWEAIQVIRSRDGILGLSHFRLLKKLGCGDIGSVYLSELNGTKSYFAMKVMDKGSLASRKKLLRAQTEREILQSLDHPFLPTLYTHFETDKFSCLVMEFCPGGDLHTLRQRQPGKYFAEQAAKFYVAEVLLALEYLHMLGIIYRDLKPENVLVREDGHIMLSDFDLSLRCDVSPTVVKSSNPGPDALQRNNQAYCVQPACIEPSCIQPACVAPTTCFGPRFFSSKSKSKSKKDKKPKPKPEIVNQVSPLPELIAEPTDARSMSFVGTHEYLAPEIIKGEGHGSAVDWWTFGIFLYELLFGKTPFKGSGNRATLFNVVGQPLRFPESPIVSFSARDLIRGLLVKDPQHRLGYKRGTTEIKQHPFFEGVNWALIRCASPPDVPKPVELDRPPKPAPANDKATPAANQKGTDNFLEFEFF from the exons ATGATCAGCATGTCTGTCGAGGCTGCAGAGCAAAATGTGCCTGGACACCAGGTCAAACCAGGGGCTGATCCAGTTCCTGCAAAGGAGGAGAAGAAAGATGTGGACGGCACCCCTGAGCTTACTGCTCAGGAGATTTTGGAGGAGCAAAAGCCCTCCCATCGGCGGCAAGAGTCTTCTGCATCTATGATGGACAAGGGTCCTTCCAGCGTTTGCTCAGACTCTGGTGTCCTAGACGAGCCGCTAACCCCGCAAGGCGATTCTGGGGAGCTGAAGGATATTCAGAGCTTGGATTGCAACAGTAACCGGGAGAAGAATACATCGCAGAAGAGCAGCATAAGCGAGAGCTTTGTTTCAGCAAAAGCCAGCGATGGGACAAACAGCCTGAGGAAGACCAGTGGCAGTGCTAAGATCAGCGACCGAGCTGATTTTCCGGAGAGCGGGAAGAGCAGCATGTGCCGCCCGAGTGCAAGCAGTAACATTAGTGATGAGAGCTCGTGCAGTAGCATGAGCAGCAGCACGACAAAGCCACACAAGGGGAGTGATTCTAGGTGGGAAGCCATCCAAGTGATCAGATCAAGGGATGGCATTCTTGGTTTGAGCCATTTTAGGCTGCTGAAGAAGCTGGGTTGTGGTGATATTGGCAGCGTGTACCTCTCTGAACTGAATGGAACAAAGAGCTACTTTGCCATGAAGGTCATGGACAAAGGGTCTTTGGCGAGTCGCAAGAAGCTTCTTCGAGCACAGACGGAGCGGGAGATACTGCAGTCACTGGACCATCCGTTTCTTCCAACACTTTATACCCACTTTGAGACTGATAAATTCTCATGTTTGGTGATGGAATTCTGCCCAGGAGGGGACCTGCACACTCTCCGACAAAGGCAGCCTGGAAAGTATTTTGCTGAGCAAGCAGCCAA gTTCTATGTAGCAGAAGTTCTACTCGCACTGGAATACCTGCATATGCTTGGGATTATATACCGTGATTTGAAGCCAGAGAACGTGCTTGTTCGGGAAGATGGGCACATCATGCTGTCTGATTTTGACCTCTCCCTTCGTTGCGATGTAAGCCCTACTGTTGTCAAGTCTTCCAACCCTGGACCAGATGCACTGCAGAGGAACAACCAAGCATACTGTGTTCAGCCTGCTTGTATTGAGCCATCCTGCATCCAGCCGGCATGTGTCGCTCCAACTACTTGCTTTGGTCCCCGTTTTTTCTCCTCCAAGTCCAAGTCCAAGTCCAAGAAGGATAAGAAGCCAAAGCCGAAGCCTGAGATTGTCAACCAAGTTAGCCCACTGCCTGAGCTCATTGCGGAGCCAACTGATGCTCGTTCCATGTCATTTGTTGGCACCCATGAGTACCTGGCGCCAGAAATAATCAAGGGAGAAGGTCATGGCAGTGCTGTGGACTGGTGGACCTTTGGTATATTCCTGTATGAGCTCCTATTTGGTAAGACCCCGTTCAAGGGATCAGGAAACCGGGCTACTCTCTTCAACGTTGTTGGTCAGCCCCTGCGATTCCCTGAGTCCCCAATTGTGAGTTTCTCAGCTAGGGACCTGATAAGAGGATTGCTGGTGAAGGACCCACAGCATCGTCTTGGCTACAAGCGAGGGACTACTGAGATTAAGCAGCACCCATTCTTTGAGGGTGTCAACTGGGCGCTGATACGGTGTGCGAGCCCTCCAGATGTACCAAAGCCTGTTGAGCTGGATCGCCCACCGAAGCCGGCCCCAGCTAATGATAAGGCGACTCCAGCTGCCAATCAGAAGGGCACAGATAACTTTCTGGAGTTTGAATTCTTCTAG